In Akkermansia muciniphila, one DNA window encodes the following:
- the pepT gene encoding peptidase T — protein MNISVLDRFLKYVSVGSQSDADSSTVPSTPGQTELARLLAGELKDMGAQEELDEDSGIVYASIPSNVEGNVPVIGWVAHVDTAPGVSGSGVNPRIIRSYDGGDIQLNPEQGIVLSPAVFPELADYLGQDLVVTDGTTLLGADDKAGVAEIMDMAASFLLNPERPHGEIRIAFTPDEEIGRGTDAFDVARFGADFAYTVDGGALGEIEYENFNAASAVVTVQGSSIHPGSAKGRMLNACLVLMEFQGMLPAFQNPAFTEGYEGFYHLDSLRGDVEQAVAEYLVRDHDRAAFERKKGFMQECAALLNRKYGEGTIKVEITDSYYNMKEKILPHMHLVEHARRAMEAVGVRPEIIPVRGGTDGARLSFMGLPCPNLCAGGHNFHGKYEYVPVRSLEKISAILQEIVSGYARYGLEPPPGE, from the coding sequence ATGAACATCTCCGTTTTAGACCGTTTTTTGAAGTATGTCTCCGTGGGTTCCCAGTCGGACGCGGATTCCTCCACCGTGCCGTCCACCCCCGGCCAGACGGAGCTGGCCCGTCTGTTGGCCGGGGAGCTGAAGGACATGGGAGCGCAGGAGGAACTGGATGAGGATTCCGGCATTGTTTACGCCTCCATTCCTTCCAACGTGGAAGGGAATGTTCCCGTCATCGGCTGGGTGGCCCATGTGGATACGGCTCCGGGAGTCTCCGGCAGCGGCGTAAACCCCCGCATCATACGCTCGTACGACGGCGGGGACATCCAGCTCAACCCGGAGCAGGGAATAGTGCTTTCCCCCGCCGTTTTTCCCGAGCTGGCGGATTATTTGGGTCAGGACCTGGTCGTGACGGACGGAACTACCCTGCTTGGCGCGGACGACAAGGCCGGTGTGGCGGAAATCATGGATATGGCCGCCTCCTTCCTGCTGAACCCTGAACGGCCTCACGGCGAGATACGGATTGCCTTCACGCCGGATGAGGAAATAGGGCGCGGGACGGATGCCTTTGACGTGGCGCGGTTTGGCGCGGATTTCGCCTATACCGTGGACGGAGGCGCCCTGGGGGAAATTGAATACGAAAATTTCAATGCGGCTTCCGCGGTGGTGACGGTGCAGGGCTCTTCCATTCATCCCGGAAGCGCCAAGGGCAGGATGTTGAATGCCTGCCTGGTTCTCATGGAATTCCAGGGCATGCTGCCCGCGTTCCAGAATCCCGCTTTCACGGAAGGATACGAGGGCTTTTATCATCTGGATTCTCTCCGGGGAGACGTGGAACAGGCGGTTGCGGAGTACCTCGTCAGGGATCATGACAGGGCGGCGTTTGAGCGCAAGAAGGGGTTCATGCAGGAATGCGCGGCCCTGCTGAACCGTAAATACGGAGAGGGGACAATAAAGGTGGAAATTACGGATTCCTATTACAACATGAAGGAGAAGATACTCCCGCACATGCACCTGGTGGAACATGCCCGCAGGGCCATGGAAGCCGTGGGAGTGAGGCCGGAAATCATCCCTGTGCGCGGTGGCACGGACGGAGCACGCCTCTCTTTCATGGGGCTGCCGTGTCCCAACCTGTGCGCCGGAGGCCACAACTTCCATGGAAAGTATGAATACGTCCCTGTCCGTTCTCTGGAAAAAATTTCCGCCATCCTTCAGGAAATCGTTTCCGGTTATGCCCGGTACGGCCTGGAGCCGCCGCCGGGGGAGTGA